The DNA segment CGGCGGAATATCTGTCGCAAATGGTCGGCGGCATTCCCATCAGCCAAGTCGAAATCGTCCGTCCGCGCGATCTGGGCGTCGCCCCGGAAACGGTGCGCGGCTTTTACACCGACGCGATCAAGACCCTGATCCAAGACGGCAACACCAACCACGCCCGCGTCCGCATCGCCGAGCTGTTGGACATCAACACCGCGATGTTTGGCAACGACGGATTGGGTGACGAAACCCTCGACATGGTGCAAGAGCAGTTTCGCCGTTTCGCCGCCGAAGAGGTCGCGCCCAACGCACCGACGTGGCATGACAACGACATCCTGATCCCCGACGAGATCGTCAACCAAATGGCTGAGCTTGGCGTGTTCGGCCTGACCATCGCCGAGCAGTTCGGCGGGTTGGAGATGGGCAAGACCGCCATGTGCGTGGTCACCGAAGAACTGTCGCGTGGCTACATCGGCGTCGGCTCGCTCGGCACCCGTTCGGAAATCGCGGCGGAATTGATCGCACTGGGTGGTACCGACGAACAAAAGCAAAAGTATCTGCCCGCGATTGCGAGCGGCGAGATTTTACCGACCGCGGTGTTCACCGAACCCAACACCGGATCGGACCTAGCGTCGCTCAAGACCCGCGCGGTGCGCGACGGCGACGTTTACCGCATCACCGGCAACAAGACCTGGATCACCCACGCGTCGCGTTCCGACGTGATGACGCTGCTGGCGCGCACCAATCCCGACGAACCCGGTTACAAGGGTCTGTCGATGTTCGTCATCGAAAAACCGCGCGGCACGGACAGCAACCCCTTCCCGCTTGAAGGCATGACCGGAACCGAGATCGAAGTGCTCGGCTATCGGGGTATGAAAGAGTACGAACTGGCATTCGACAATTTGGAAGTTCCGGCGTCGGCATTGTTGGGCGCGCAAGAAGGCCAAGGCTTCAAGCAATTGATGGCGACGTTCGAAGCCGCGCGCATTCAAACGGCGGCGCGCGCCGTCGGCGTGGCGACCAACGCGTTGGAACTGGGCCTGCGTTATGCCCACGATCGCATCCAATTCGGCCAGCCCATCGTCAACTTCCCACGCGTCGCGGGCAAGCTCGGCTGGATGGCGGTGGAAACGCAGATCGCACGGCAACTGACGTATTTCGCGGCGCGCGAAAAGGACCTAGAGCACCGCTCCGATATCGAGGCGGGCATGGCCAAACTGCTCGCTGCACGGGTCGCGTGGTCCAATGCCGACAATGCCTTGCAGGTGCACGGCGGCAACGGTTATGCGTTGGAATACCCGGTGTCGCGGGTGTTGGTGGATGCGCGCATCCTCAATATTTTCGAAGGTGCCGCCGAGATCCAAGCCCACGTCATCGCGCGCGGACTTCTCAAGCCTTAGTCCGTATGCGCGAGCGGCACGACGACCGTAAACGTCGAGCCTAGACCCGGCGCGCTGGTGACGCGCACATCGCCGCCCATGGCGTCGATCATGCGTTTCGCCAGCACTAGGCCGAGCCCGGTGCCTTCAACGTCCGTGCGTTCCGCGCCCAGGCGCTGAAAAGGCTCGAACAGTTGCGCACACTCGTCCGCGCTCAAGCCCTGCCCGGTGTCGGTGACATCGATGCGCAAGCCACCGGCGCCGTCATTTCTGGCGGATATTTCAACGCGACCGCCTTGAA comes from the Magnetovibrio sp. genome and includes:
- a CDS encoding acyl-CoA dehydrogenase family protein, producing MSTTHDALLDDALSLCKQAASDCTSLVAAARASVQAKIVRDGKIDAALLDAEQFAAHGFSWLSTYAVAIEHLVGWAERLEEAGQLGELEHLILQVGTAEYLSQMVGGIPISQVEIVRPRDLGVAPETVRGFYTDAIKTLIQDGNTNHARVRIAELLDINTAMFGNDGLGDETLDMVQEQFRRFAAEEVAPNAPTWHDNDILIPDEIVNQMAELGVFGLTIAEQFGGLEMGKTAMCVVTEELSRGYIGVGSLGTRSEIAAELIALGGTDEQKQKYLPAIASGEILPTAVFTEPNTGSDLASLKTRAVRDGDVYRITGNKTWITHASRSDVMTLLARTNPDEPGYKGLSMFVIEKPRGTDSNPFPLEGMTGTEIEVLGYRGMKEYELAFDNLEVPASALLGAQEGQGFKQLMATFEAARIQTAARAVGVATNALELGLRYAHDRIQFGQPIVNFPRVAGKLGWMAVETQIARQLTYFAAREKDLEHRSDIEAGMAKLLAARVAWSNADNALQVHGGNGYALEYPVSRVLVDARILNIFEGAAEIQAHVIARGLLKP